Part of the Fervidobacterium sp. genome, TAAAGAAATAGAAAATACCATAAGTGTGTAATTATAGTCAGAGTAAAATGAAATTGCTGCTAATGTTACTCCAATTAGAAAAACAGTTGCGATCTTAACTTTAGTTGATATACTGATCGTTCGAGCTTTTGCAATACCCCAATACATTATAATCAAAATGATTACAAAGATAGCGTAATAAAACAAAATCGCTACTCCTATGGTTGGTCTTAAATTGCCCTTGTACAAATCACTCACTCTTGTACCAGCCCAAAACAAGTTGTGAAATTTATTAGTAAGTGCTAAAATAAGATATATTGTAGAAACAGTGTAAAAGAAGCCTATTAACTTTTTACTCAGGTTCAAAGACAAAAACTCGTTAAAAAAAGATAAAAGAAATACAGGAAAAAACAAAAGTATACAATCTTGGATTTTTTCATACACCATCAGATACGCTTCATGCTTCAAAAATTCAAAAATTGATAGCAAGGTTGCCAGTGATGATAGATAAACTATCATTCTTGAAATCTTTTGAATATTTCTATCAAAAAGATAAAATAAAGAAAGTACCGAAATCACTATAGCTGCGAGAGATATGATCTTGTTAATATTTTCACCTCACTTTAAATTTTACGAATAATGCATTTTGAAAAAATTATACCACAACTCAAGTTGAAACGTTCATCATTTTCAGATAAAATAGGAACAAAATGGAGGGGAAGGTATGGATTCGATAGAATTGCATCGTATGTTGGAAGGCAAATATAGAATTTCACCCACTATTGAAGTTACGGACGAAAATCTAAAATTTCTTTATACACCAGGAGTGGCCGAAGTAGCGAAGATATGTGCTGAAGACAATCTAAATACTTTTATTTACACAAGAAGAAAAAAAGCCATCGCAGTAATCAGTGATGGTAGTGCTGTGCTTGGACTTGGAAATATAGGACCATATGGTGCATTACCTGTAATGGAAGGAAAGGCTATACTATTTAAACAATTTGGTGATTTGGAAGCATTTCCAATATGCTTATCTACACAGGATACAAATAAGATAGTAGAAATTGTTATGGCACTTGAACCATCTTTTGGTGGGATAAACCTTGAAGATATATCCGCTCCAAGATGTTTTGAAATATTGAACAAATTAGATGAAAAAATGAACATTCCTGTTTTCCACGATGATCAACAAGGAACGGCAGTAGTTGTAGTTGCTGGGTTAATAAACGCACTCAAATTGGCTCAAAAGAGAATAGATGAGGTTAAGATAGTTGTAAATGGTATAGGGGCTGCTGGGTATAGTATTGTTAAACTACTCTTAGAGTTTGGAGCAAGACATATTGTACCTTGTGATATCAATGGTATAATAAACGAAGATAACGCTCTTCATAAGTATCACAAAGAGATAGCTCAAATACTTGGGACTAAACAGACGACAGGGGATTTAAAAGAAGCAATCAAAGATGCTGACGTGTTCATAGGTGTTTCAAAGGGAAATTTATTAACTGGTGAAGACGTAAAAGCAATGAACAAACGACCAATTATTTTTGCTCTTGCAAATCCAATTCCTGAGATACTTCCTGACATAGCTTATGAAAATGGCGCATTTATAGTTGCAACTGGGCGTTCGGATTTTCCAAATCAAGTGAATAATCTTATAGCTTTTCCTGGTATAATGAAGGCAGCGGTTGAAAAACAAAAAAAGATTACAAAAGCTGTTCTTATAAGAGCAGCCGAAATAATTTCATATGTCATTGAGCCAGAAAGGAATTGTATACTACCAAAAGCTACAGATAGACGCGTTCATGATGAATTATATTATGGTCTAAAAGAATATTTTGAAAACTATTAAGAAAAATTAAAATGGAGGTGAGTGGTATGTTAAATCAAAGTCTAAAAGTGTTTATTTTGCTCGTCTTCATTTCTGGGTTTTTCTTCAATCCAGCATTTTCTAATAATAGTTCAAGAAGTTATTTGTATGTCTCATTTACAACAGATAACTTTGTTGGTGTTGAATTCAGGGCATATTTCGACAATTACAGTCACTTGTTTGCAAATATTGGGGTTAACTATGTAAAAGGAGGAGTAAGGTTTTCTTCAAAAAGCACTTCTGGACTTTACATTTCACCGGTGGCTTATGTTGATTATAAGAGTGGAACATACTTTGGTCTATTCGCTGGATGGTCGACAACGATATCCAATTTAAATAACCTACAATTTTTTGTTGAAGGTGGTGCAACAAAGATTCCACAAAAGCCAGAAAGTATCGTAATACTTGGAATTGTTCTGAGGTTCTGAAAAATTTTGTGACATTAAACTTGAAAAATTTGGAGGATTTAGAAGTGGGTAGACTGATTCCAGCATTGGTGAACTCCCTTGCTGTTTTCGTAGGTAGCCTGATTGGAATGTTTTTTAAAAAAGGAATTTCAGAAAAATACAGAAAAATACTATTTTTTGCTGTTGGGTTGTCAACACTTGGTATTGGGATAAAGATGACTTTAAATGTAAACAGCTTCTTAATAGTTTTGTTTTCTATGGCAGTTGGTGGATTTACTGGAGAAATGCTAAACATAGAAGGAAAGCTCAAGGGTATTGGAGATAGGATAAAAGAAGGGGAGTTCTCGACTGGATTTGTAACATCTTCACTCTTATTTTTGGTTGGTCCAATGACAATTGTTGGTTCTATAACAGCCGGTTTAAGAAACGATGGGACAATAATCTACACAAAATCCTTGTTAGATTTTGTATCATCAATAGTACTTGCCTCCACATACGGTGTAGGAGTTCTCATTTCAGCACTTAGCGTCTTGTTTGTACAAGGAAGTATTACTTTACTTGCAAATGCACTGACATTTTTAACATCTCCTGAGTATATTAATGACCTTGTAGCTGTTGGTGGATTAATGGTGATAGGTATAGGTCTAAGAATATTGGAGATAAAAGACACAAAAGTAGGTAATTTTTTACCAGCGCTTATTATACAACCTATTTTAGTCGCATTAAGTATGTTTTTAAAAAAATAAACCAAAACCGCCTCTTCTTAGAGGCGGTTTTTGACTTTGTCTTAGATTATTCTTCTACTTTTATCTCCTTTGCACCTTCCCACAAACCGTGGATGTTACAATAGGAAAGTGCTATTAATTTTGAGTTTTTCTCAAGTTTTATTTTAGTTTTTACAAATGGTTCTTCCAAAGTTGGTGAAAACTCATATCTACCTATTCTTAAGATATATGGAGCTCCCTCTGGCATCGCGTAAAGTTCAATCCATGCTATGTAGTGTTCTACAAGATTTGGATGCGGAATTTCTTTCCCTACACATACCGCGACCTCAAACCATTCTCCTTTTTTAACAACGTCCGGTGCTTCTATTACTGGAACATGTTTTTCACCTTTGAAATCCCCACTCTTAATGTACTCACCGAGCATTTTTATCCCCCCTAAAATTCTACAAAGGCCGATTTTGGTGCTCCACAAACAGGACACTTATCCGGTGCAACATTTTCAGCTGTGTAGCCACAAACAGGGCAAATGTAAATCTTTTCTGCGTCGTAGTCTTTTCCTTCGTTAACTAAATTAAGAGCTTTCTTGTACATTTCTGCGTGAATCTTCTCTGCTTCAAGCGCATAATGTGTAGTAATCTGTGCTTCCTTTTCACCTTGGAACTTGGCTGTTTCATTGTAAACCGGATACATTTCCTGGATTTCAAAAGTCTCCCCTGCAATACAAGATTGAATATTATCAGTTGTGTCTCCAAGTTTCTTCAATGCTTTGAAGTGATTCTTAGCGTGCACAAACTCTGCGTAAGCAATAGCTTTAAAAACATTTGCAAGATTCTTTAATCCCTTCTTTTCCGCTTCTTCAGAAAATATAAGATACTTCATATGTGCCATCGACTCTCCCGCAAAAGCATCTTCCAAAAACTTTTTGGTCATATCACGCATACATACAACACCTCCCCTAAGAAGTGGATTTAAAAGCAATGATTTGTAAGTAATCTTATCTTTTATTCAAACACTTAGAACATACACCAACTAAAGTAAGTTGAACATGGTGAACTTCGTGATTATCAACCGATTTGACCTCTGGTAAAGCAACATCAAGCTCAACATCGTAGACTGTCTTGCAATTTGTACAATAAAAGTGATGGTGGTTTTTTCTTATAAAGTCGTATCTCACAGCATCCGGAGTGATTATAACAGAAATTATACCAGCCTCTGCAAGAGCCTTAAGAGTATTGTAAACGGTCGCCCTTGATAAAACAGCTAACTTCTCTTCTTTCTTGAAATGCTCATAAATCTCATCAGCTGTTGGATGCTCATAACTCTCAAGTAAATACTCTAAAATCTCCACCCTGTGAACGGTTGGTTTAATACCTCTTTCTCTCAGCAGTTCCTTAACGTTTAGACTCACCATGAAACCTCCCTCTGTACGATTTATATAGTGTTTGACTTTATCTAAATTTATTATATCACAAGCCTTGGAAAATGTGCAATAGGAATTGTTAAATTATTGACAAACATGACAAATATGATATAATTTAGGTGAAACTAATTAATAAAGAGGTGAATAAGATGGGGTGCGGTTGCCTTGGCTGAGCATTTTACTGAATGCAAAGAAACAAAGTGTAAAACATTCGTTTTCTTGTTATCAAGCAAAATCTAAGAACAGAGACATTAGTATTATAAGACTTTTCAAAGAAATTTCAAGAATCCAGAAGGCTCTTAAAGCAGATAGAGAAGCGTTAAAAAAATTAGATCCATCTTTTGAATCTTCTTATCAACTTCTTTTTCATGCTGGATACAGATCTTTAAGATTGTACAGAATTGCTCACGCTTTTTACATTTCCAACTTTAAATTTTTTGCCTACCTTATATATCATTTGAATCGCGTTATCTATTCTTGTGATATACATCCAGCTGCTGAGATTGAACCAGGTGTTGTAATTGATCACGGAGTTGGTGTTGTTATTGGTTCCACAGCGGTTGTT contains:
- a CDS encoding NADP-dependent malic enzyme, with amino-acid sequence MDSIELHRMLEGKYRISPTIEVTDENLKFLYTPGVAEVAKICAEDNLNTFIYTRRKKAIAVISDGSAVLGLGNIGPYGALPVMEGKAILFKQFGDLEAFPICLSTQDTNKIVEIVMALEPSFGGINLEDISAPRCFEILNKLDEKMNIPVFHDDQQGTAVVVVAGLINALKLAQKRIDEVKIVVNGIGAAGYSIVKLLLEFGARHIVPCDINGIINEDNALHKYHKEIAQILGTKQTTGDLKEAIKDADVFIGVSKGNLLTGEDVKAMNKRPIIFALANPIPEILPDIAYENGAFIVATGRSDFPNQVNNLIAFPGIMKAAVEKQKKITKAVLIRAAEIISYVIEPERNCILPKATDRRVHDELYYGLKEYFENY
- a CDS encoding DUF554 domain-containing protein, producing the protein MGRLIPALVNSLAVFVGSLIGMFFKKGISEKYRKILFFAVGLSTLGIGIKMTLNVNSFLIVLFSMAVGGFTGEMLNIEGKLKGIGDRIKEGEFSTGFVTSSLLFLVGPMTIVGSITAGLRNDGTIIYTKSLLDFVSSIVLASTYGVGVLISALSVLFVQGSITLLANALTFLTSPEYINDLVAVGGLMVIGIGLRILEIKDTKVGNFLPALIIQPILVALSMFLKK
- a CDS encoding class II SORL domain-containing protein, which gives rise to MLGEYIKSGDFKGEKHVPVIEAPDVVKKGEWFEVAVCVGKEIPHPNLVEHYIAWIELYAMPEGAPYILRIGRYEFSPTLEEPFVKTKIKLEKNSKLIALSYCNIHGLWEGAKEIKVEE
- a CDS encoding rubrerythrin family protein translates to MRDMTKKFLEDAFAGESMAHMKYLIFSEEAEKKGLKNLANVFKAIAYAEFVHAKNHFKALKKLGDTTDNIQSCIAGETFEIQEMYPVYNETAKFQGEKEAQITTHYALEAEKIHAEMYKKALNLVNEGKDYDAEKIYICPVCGYTAENVAPDKCPVCGAPKSAFVEF
- a CDS encoding transcriptional repressor, with the translated sequence MSLNVKELLRERGIKPTVHRVEILEYLLESYEHPTADEIYEHFKKEEKLAVLSRATVYNTLKALAEAGIISVIITPDAVRYDFIRKNHHHFYCTNCKTVYDVELDVALPEVKSVDNHEVHHVQLTLVGVCSKCLNKR
- a CDS encoding serine acetyltransferase, whose protein sequence is MPWLSILLNAKKQSVKHSFSCYQAKSKNRDISIIRLFKEISRIQKALKADREALKKLDPSFESSYQLLFHAGYRSLRLYRIAHAFYISNFKFFAYLIYHLNRVIYSCDIHPAAEIEPGVVIDHGVGVVIGSTAVVGSGSVIYHGVTLGAKHITKGKRHPTVGKNVIIGAGAKLLGPINIGDYARIGANAVVLSDIPPKTTVVGIPARVVRFHSEYSDPKKDDLLCRFKRQFVLNSGGS